The proteins below are encoded in one region of Centropristis striata isolate RG_2023a ecotype Rhode Island chromosome 12, C.striata_1.0, whole genome shotgun sequence:
- the map1lc3cl gene encoding microtubule-associated proteins 1A/1B light chain 3C: MAPYEKSMELMPFKQRKCLETRKDEVCSIRSKFPNKLPVIVERYMREKTLPLLDKSKFLVPFELTLGQFLCLLRNKIALDSTQALFLLVAERSMSCMSSSMGEVYSRHSDTDGFLYMTYASQEMFGAPRQEARPPC, from the exons ATGGCTCCTTATGAGAAATCCATGGAGTTGATGCCCTTTAAGCAAAGGAAATGCCTCG AAACGAGAAAAGATGAAGTATGCAGCATTCGGTCGAAATTTCCCAACAAGTTGCCT gTGATTGTTGAACGTTACATGCGGGAAAAGACTCTCCCCCTTTTGGACAAATCAAAGTTCCTGGTTCCCTTCGAACTCACTTTGGGTcagttcctctgcctgctcag GAATAAAATCGCCCTGGACTCCACCCAGGCTCTGTTCCTCCTGGTGGCAGAGAGGAGCATGTCCTGCATGTCTTCCAGCATGGGGGAGGTTTATTCCCGACACAGCGACACTGACGGCTTCCTCTACATGACATACGCCTCGCAGGAGATGTTCGGAGCACCTCGACAAGAAGCCAGGCCGCCCTGCTGA